One window from the genome of Actinoplanes teichomyceticus ATCC 31121 encodes:
- a CDS encoding glycosyltransferase family 2 protein: MSGANITVVVPTLGRRSLTPLLNLLRDDALRVLVVDDRADRRQPLAVPEHVTVLPGPARGPAAARNVGWRATPHEWVAFLDDDVLPDPDWPARLRTDLAAAGPEVGGVQGRLRVPLPAGRAPTDWERVTAGLADGAWITADMAYRRAALAATGGFDERLPRAFREDAELAFRVRRAGWTLRRGERRVTHPVRPESRWISLRTQRGNADDALLRRLYGPGWRDLLDIPPGRRRRHAAITAAAAVATVTGIAAAVTGRRGWAGVAALAATGWAAGTAEFAAARIAPGPRDRHEVTTMLATSVAIPPLAVAHWLRGWWRWRAEPPAVPVRPVREAVAA, translated from the coding sequence GTGAGCGGCGCGAACATCACGGTCGTGGTGCCCACCCTCGGCCGCCGGAGCCTGACCCCCCTGCTGAACCTGCTGCGCGACGACGCGCTGCGGGTGCTCGTCGTCGACGACCGCGCCGACCGTCGGCAGCCGCTGGCGGTGCCCGAGCACGTCACCGTGCTGCCCGGCCCGGCGCGGGGCCCGGCGGCGGCGCGCAACGTCGGCTGGCGGGCCACGCCGCACGAGTGGGTGGCGTTCCTGGACGACGACGTGCTGCCGGACCCGGACTGGCCGGCCCGGCTGCGCACCGACCTGGCGGCGGCCGGGCCCGAGGTCGGCGGCGTGCAGGGCCGGCTGCGGGTGCCGCTGCCCGCCGGGCGGGCGCCGACCGACTGGGAGCGGGTCACCGCGGGCCTGGCCGACGGCGCCTGGATCACCGCCGACATGGCGTACCGGCGCGCCGCCCTGGCCGCCACCGGCGGCTTCGACGAACGGCTGCCGCGCGCCTTCCGGGAGGACGCGGAACTGGCCTTCCGGGTCCGCCGGGCCGGTTGGACGCTGCGGCGCGGCGAGCGCCGGGTGACCCATCCGGTACGCCCGGAGAGCCGCTGGATCAGCCTGCGCACCCAGCGTGGCAACGCCGACGACGCCCTGCTGCGCCGGCTCTACGGCCCGGGCTGGCGTGACCTGCTCGACATCCCGCCCGGCCGCCGTCGCCGGCATGCCGCGATCACCGCCGCGGCCGCGGTCGCCACGGTCACCGGGATCGCCGCGGCGGTCACCGGCCGTCGCGGCTGGGCCGGCGTCGCCGCGCTGGCCGCCACCGGCTGGGCGGCCGGCACCGCCGAGTTCGCCGCCGCCCGGATCGCGCCCGGCCCCCGCGACCGGCACGAGGTCACCACCATGCTGGCCACCAGCGTCGCGATCCCGCCGCTGGCCGTCGCGCACTGGCTGCGCGGCTGGTGGCGGTGGCGGGCGGAGCCACCGGCCGTCCCGGTGCGGCCGGTCCGCGAGGCGGTGGCCGCCTGA
- a CDS encoding HAD-IIIA family hydrolase: MSRLYDAVLFDRDGTLIVDVPYNGDPDRVEPVPGARAALDRLRAAGLRLGVVTNQSGLARGRFTAAQLASVNGRVEELLGPFGTWQICPHDDTAGCACRKPRPGLIEAAAAALGTTPRRCVVVGDIGRDMTAALAAGAAGILVPTPVTLPDEVDAGPTVAGSLTEAVELILGREDLVRPAPRPGRAGAVLAVRSDSAGDVLVTGPAIRALAHGSDRVVLLCGPRGRAAAELLPGVDELIEWRLPWIDPQPGPVDAADMAALTERIRAAGVDEAVVFTSYHQSALPLALLLRTAGVRRITAISEDYPGSLLDVRHRVPPGVPEPERARSVAAAAGFALPESDDGALRIRDVRRHGPGDYLVVHPGASVEARSCPPENLRRIVAALAGAGHRVVVTAGPGESELAAYVANSVADLAGPTSLTDLAHLLAGASALVVGNTGPAHLAAAVGTPVVSLFAPTVPYAQWGPYRVPAVRLGAAGAPCRDTRATVCPVPGHPCLSTVEPAAVLAAVTGLGARPATHPAHCPKAAA; this comes from the coding sequence ATGTCCCGGCTCTACGACGCCGTTCTGTTCGACCGGGACGGCACGCTGATCGTCGACGTGCCCTACAACGGCGACCCGGACCGGGTGGAGCCGGTGCCCGGCGCCCGCGCCGCCCTGGACCGGCTGCGCGCCGCCGGCCTGCGCCTGGGCGTGGTCACCAACCAGTCCGGCCTGGCCCGTGGCCGGTTCACCGCCGCCCAGCTGGCCTCGGTCAACGGCCGGGTCGAGGAGCTGCTCGGGCCGTTCGGCACCTGGCAGATCTGCCCGCACGACGACACCGCCGGCTGCGCCTGCCGCAAGCCGCGGCCCGGCCTGATCGAGGCGGCCGCGGCGGCGCTCGGCACCACACCGCGACGCTGCGTGGTGGTCGGCGACATCGGTCGGGACATGACCGCGGCGCTGGCCGCCGGCGCGGCCGGAATCCTGGTGCCCACCCCGGTCACCCTGCCGGACGAGGTCGACGCCGGGCCCACCGTCGCCGGCAGCCTGACCGAGGCCGTCGAGCTGATCCTGGGCCGGGAGGACCTGGTCCGGCCGGCGCCGCGGCCGGGGCGGGCCGGCGCCGTGCTGGCGGTGCGCTCCGACTCGGCCGGCGACGTGCTGGTCACCGGCCCGGCGATCCGCGCCCTGGCGCACGGCAGTGACCGCGTGGTGCTGCTCTGCGGGCCGCGCGGGCGGGCCGCGGCGGAGCTGCTGCCCGGCGTCGACGAGCTGATCGAGTGGCGGCTGCCGTGGATCGACCCGCAGCCCGGGCCGGTGGACGCGGCCGACATGGCCGCGCTGACCGAGCGGATCCGGGCCGCCGGGGTGGACGAGGCGGTCGTCTTCACGTCGTACCACCAGTCGGCGCTGCCGCTGGCGCTGCTGCTGCGCACCGCCGGCGTGCGGCGGATCACCGCGATCAGCGAGGACTATCCCGGGTCGCTGCTCGACGTACGCCACCGCGTGCCGCCCGGGGTCCCGGAGCCGGAACGCGCGCGCAGCGTCGCGGCGGCGGCCGGGTTCGCGCTGCCGGAGAGCGACGACGGCGCGCTGCGCATCCGTGACGTGCGCCGCCACGGGCCGGGCGACTACCTGGTCGTGCACCCGGGCGCCAGCGTCGAGGCGCGCTCCTGCCCGCCGGAGAACCTGCGCCGGATCGTGGCGGCCCTGGCCGGGGCCGGGCACCGCGTCGTGGTCACGGCGGGCCCGGGGGAGAGCGAGCTTGCCGCGTACGTCGCGAACTCCGTCGCGGACCTCGCCGGACCGACCTCCCTGACCGATCTCGCCCACCTGCTGGCCGGCGCGTCCGCCCTGGTCGTCGGCAACACCGGCCCGGCGCACCTGGCCGCGGCCGTCGGCACCCCGGTGGTCAGCCTGTTCGCGCCCACCGTCCCGTACGCCCAGTGGGGCCCCTACCGGGTCCCGGCGGTCCGGCTCGGCGCCGCCGGCGCCCCCTGCCGCGACACCCGCGCCACCGTCTGCCCGGTCCCCGGCCACCCGTGCCTGTCCACCGTCGAACCGGCCGCGGTCCTGGCGGCCGTGACCGGTCTCGGCGCCCGCCCCGCCACCCATCCCGCCCACTGTCCGAAGGCAGCCGCGTGA
- a CDS encoding aldehyde dehydrogenase family protein yields the protein MHEVTQLISGAWGAGGSGRDLTVLNPTDDTPVSRIAVSDEADVHAAVAAAREAAPGWARTAPAQRAAALHAAADAVEAGAGELAALIHAEMGKPVADARDSVLAGVGTLRQYAELGPVHRGRTLAGADQAIDLMAYGPRGVVAVITPWNDPVAVACGLLGAALVTGNTVVHKPSERTPATGHRLVELFAPHFPDGVLNLVNGDGPVGAALAAAPVDVVAHVGATATGRSIAAACARTGAKALLENGGKDPLLVDAGVDPGWAAGQAALGAFANSGQICVAVERIYVHASVADAFLDALVAEADAWEPRIGPLVDRRLRDAVDEQVQQAVKDGATALRGGAVPAGPGAFYPPTVLAGCTDAMTVMREETFGPVAPVAVVDSFEEGLRRAADSTYGLAATVLTGSMSHAQQAWRALPAGTVKINAVFGGAPGGAAHPRGLSGSGYGYGPELLDEMTCTKAVHLEAPPSGW from the coding sequence ATGCACGAGGTCACCCAACTCATCTCCGGCGCCTGGGGCGCGGGCGGCTCCGGCCGCGACCTGACCGTTCTCAACCCCACCGACGACACCCCGGTCTCCCGGATCGCGGTCTCCGACGAGGCCGACGTCCACGCGGCCGTCGCCGCCGCCCGCGAGGCCGCGCCGGGCTGGGCACGGACCGCCCCGGCGCAGCGGGCCGCCGCCCTGCACGCGGCGGCCGACGCGGTCGAGGCCGGCGCCGGCGAGCTGGCCGCGCTGATCCACGCGGAGATGGGCAAGCCCGTCGCCGACGCCCGGGACTCGGTGCTGGCCGGCGTCGGCACCCTGCGGCAGTACGCCGAACTGGGCCCGGTCCACCGCGGCCGCACACTCGCCGGCGCCGACCAGGCGATCGACCTGATGGCGTACGGCCCGCGCGGGGTGGTCGCGGTGATCACGCCGTGGAACGACCCGGTCGCGGTGGCCTGCGGGCTGCTCGGCGCCGCCCTGGTCACCGGGAACACCGTGGTGCACAAGCCCAGCGAGCGCACCCCGGCCACCGGTCACCGGCTGGTCGAGCTGTTCGCCCCGCACTTCCCGGACGGCGTGCTCAATCTGGTCAACGGCGACGGCCCGGTCGGCGCCGCGCTGGCCGCCGCGCCCGTCGACGTGGTCGCGCACGTGGGCGCCACGGCCACCGGGCGCTCGATCGCCGCGGCCTGCGCGCGGACCGGCGCGAAGGCGCTGCTGGAGAACGGCGGCAAGGATCCCCTGCTGGTCGACGCCGGGGTGGACCCGGGGTGGGCGGCGGGGCAGGCCGCGCTCGGCGCGTTCGCCAACTCCGGGCAGATCTGCGTGGCGGTCGAGCGGATCTACGTGCACGCGTCGGTGGCCGACGCGTTCCTGGACGCGCTGGTCGCCGAGGCGGACGCCTGGGAGCCACGGATCGGTCCGCTGGTCGACCGGCGGCTGCGCGACGCCGTGGACGAGCAGGTGCAGCAGGCGGTCAAGGACGGCGCCACCGCGCTGCGCGGCGGCGCCGTACCGGCCGGCCCGGGCGCCTTCTACCCGCCGACCGTGCTGGCCGGCTGCACCGACGCGATGACCGTGATGCGCGAGGAGACGTTCGGCCCGGTCGCGCCGGTCGCGGTGGTCGACTCGTTCGAGGAGGGGCTGCGCCGGGCCGCCGACTCGACGTACGGGCTGGCGGCGACCGTGCTGACCGGCTCGATGAGCCACGCCCAGCAGGCCTGGCGCGCCCTGCCCGCCGGCACCGTCAAGATCAACGCGGTGTTCGGCGGCGCTCCGGGCGGCGCCGCGCATCCGCGCGGCCTCAGCGGTTCCGGGTACGGCTACGGCCCCGAACTGCTCGACGAGATGACCTGCACCAAAGCGGTCCACCTGGAGGCCCCG
- a CDS encoding carbamoyltransferase family protein — MRILGINAIFHDPAAALIVDGRVVAAAEEERFSRRKHGKRPVPFAAWELPELSAAWCLQEAGLTPGDLDAVAYSFDPAITRDAADLGLDDPWDHLRVDYARRAPQFLATVLPGLDPEQVRFVPHHVAHAASAGLSVPDDNAVLVLDGRGEVAGHLAGAYRDGELSVLRTQELPHSLGLLYEDLTRHLGFLHSSDEYKVMALASYGTPRFLDQLRELVRPTGDGGFVVEHIDWNALAKPCAPGGELTDAHADLASSVQTRLEEVILDLARWAYDASGGLRTLTMAGGTALNCVANARVAAEGPFDRVWVQPAAGDAGTALGAALAVHGRSIPFTTAALGRGWSDEELEAELKRAALPYTRPASIAAEAAAVLARNGIVAWYQGRSEYGPRALGHRSLLAHPGDAHTQRRMNDVKGREQFRPIAPMVRAERFHDIFDGVYPSEHMLFVHRVKPDWRDRIPAVVHVDGTARVQTVHHETEPVVAEMLAEFEKLTGLPVVVNTSLNTAGRPMVDTPREAMELFGSAPVDLLAIGPFAVHRARAFGA; from the coding sequence ATGCGAATCCTGGGAATCAACGCGATCTTTCACGATCCGGCTGCCGCGCTGATCGTGGACGGTCGGGTGGTGGCCGCCGCGGAGGAGGAGCGCTTCAGCCGCCGCAAGCACGGCAAACGCCCGGTGCCGTTCGCCGCCTGGGAGCTTCCGGAGCTGTCCGCGGCCTGGTGCCTGCAGGAGGCCGGGCTGACCCCCGGGGACCTGGACGCGGTGGCCTACTCGTTCGATCCGGCGATCACCCGTGACGCCGCCGACCTCGGCCTCGACGACCCCTGGGACCACCTGCGGGTCGACTACGCCCGCCGGGCCCCGCAGTTCCTGGCCACCGTGCTGCCCGGGCTCGACCCCGAGCAGGTGCGGTTCGTGCCGCACCACGTCGCGCACGCCGCGTCCGCCGGGCTGTCCGTGCCCGACGACAACGCGGTGCTGGTGCTCGACGGGCGCGGCGAGGTCGCCGGGCACCTGGCCGGGGCGTACCGGGACGGCGAGCTGAGCGTGCTGCGTACCCAGGAGCTGCCGCACTCGCTCGGCCTGCTCTACGAGGACCTGACCCGGCACCTGGGGTTCCTGCACTCCAGCGACGAGTACAAGGTGATGGCGCTGGCGTCGTACGGCACGCCACGCTTCCTCGACCAGCTGCGCGAGCTGGTCCGGCCGACCGGGGACGGCGGGTTCGTCGTCGAGCACATCGACTGGAACGCCCTGGCCAAGCCGTGCGCCCCGGGCGGCGAGCTCACCGACGCGCACGCCGACCTGGCCTCCAGCGTGCAGACCCGGCTGGAGGAGGTCATCCTCGACCTGGCCCGCTGGGCGTACGACGCGTCCGGCGGCCTGCGCACCCTGACTATGGCCGGCGGCACCGCGCTGAACTGCGTCGCCAACGCCCGGGTCGCCGCCGAGGGCCCGTTCGACCGGGTGTGGGTGCAGCCGGCGGCCGGCGACGCGGGCACCGCGCTCGGCGCCGCGCTGGCCGTGCACGGGCGCAGCATCCCGTTCACCACCGCCGCGCTGGGCCGCGGCTGGTCCGACGAGGAGCTGGAGGCCGAGCTGAAGCGGGCGGCGCTGCCGTACACCCGGCCCGCCTCGATCGCCGCCGAGGCCGCCGCGGTGCTGGCCCGCAACGGCATCGTCGCGTGGTACCAGGGCCGCAGCGAGTACGGCCCGCGCGCTCTCGGCCACCGCTCCCTGCTCGCGCACCCCGGCGACGCGCACACCCAGCGCCGGATGAACGATGTCAAGGGCCGCGAGCAGTTCCGCCCGATCGCCCCGATGGTGCGCGCCGAGCGCTTCCACGACATCTTCGACGGCGTCTACCCGAGCGAGCACATGCTGTTCGTGCACCGCGTCAAACCGGACTGGCGGGACCGGATCCCCGCGGTCGTGCACGTCGACGGCACCGCCCGGGTGCAGACGGTGCACCACGAGACCGAGCCGGTGGTCGCCGAGATGCTCGCCGAGTTCGAGAAGCTCACCGGCCTGCCCGTGGTGGTCAACACCTCCCTGAACACCGCCGGCCGTCCGATGGTCGACACCCCGCGTGAGGCGATGGAGCTGTTCGGCTCCGCGCCCGTCGACCTGCTGGCGATCGGGCCGTTCGCGGTGCACCGGGCCCGGGCGTTCGGCGCGTGA